Proteins from a single region of Rhodospirillales bacterium:
- a CDS encoding NUDIX domain-containing protein encodes MMPNNSRNYFTESDVDILNKETAFDGYFRVDRYTLRHRLYDGGWSSPMQREIFERGHAVAAILYDPNRDLLVLIEQFRPGAFVAASEAHAMGAFSPWLIEIVAGIIDEGETPEEVVRREAVEEAGCSTGELVKIGTILTSPGGSSESIVLFYGEVDAPGSGEIHGLDAEHEDIRVLVTSPEDVWQWMDAGRIVNGPALVGLQWFRLRQDTLRRRSTLVA; translated from the coding sequence ATGATGCCAAATAATTCACGGAATTACTTTACTGAATCTGACGTAGATATCCTAAACAAGGAAACAGCATTTGACGGTTATTTTAGAGTTGATCGCTACACGCTTCGCCATCGCTTATACGATGGTGGATGGAGCAGCCCAATGCAAAGGGAGATCTTCGAGCGCGGTCATGCAGTGGCCGCCATTCTCTACGATCCCAACCGGGATCTGTTGGTGCTGATCGAACAATTTCGCCCCGGCGCCTTCGTTGCCGCGTCGGAAGCCCATGCCATGGGCGCATTCTCGCCCTGGCTGATCGAGATCGTCGCCGGCATCATCGATGAAGGAGAGACGCCGGAAGAGGTGGTCCGCCGCGAAGCGGTTGAAGAGGCTGGATGCTCAACCGGCGAGCTGGTGAAGATTGGAACGATCCTGACCAGTCCCGGCGGATCAAGCGAGAGCATCGTTCTTTTTTATGGCGAGGTTGACGCGCCGGGCAGTGGCGAGATCCATGGGCTTGACGCGGAGCATGAGGACATTCGAGTGCTTGTCACCTCCCCTGAAGACGTCTGGCAGTGGATGGACGCAGGGCGCATCGTCAACGGTCCGGCACTCGTCGGCCTTCAATGGTTCCGGTTGCGGCAGGACACCTTGCGCCGCCGTTCTACGTTGGTGGCGTAA
- the mscL gene encoding large conductance mechanosensitive channel protein MscL yields MIREFREFAIRGNVVDLAVGIIIGAAFGKIVTSLVEDMLMPPIGLLLGKVDFSDLFIDLSAGDYASLAAAKAAGAPVIAYGNFLNTVINFLIVAFAVFILVKQINRLKRDIGLVQEASSPPRQEVLLTEIRDILKERNTQ; encoded by the coding sequence CTGATCCGGGAATTTCGTGAGTTCGCAATCAGAGGAAACGTCGTCGACCTCGCCGTCGGGATCATTATCGGTGCCGCCTTTGGCAAGATTGTCACATCCCTCGTTGAGGATATGCTGATGCCGCCGATCGGCCTGCTCCTCGGCAAGGTCGACTTCAGTGATCTTTTTATTGATTTATCCGCCGGCGATTACGCCTCGCTTGCAGCAGCGAAAGCCGCGGGTGCGCCGGTCATCGCCTATGGAAATTTCCTAAACACGGTGATCAACTTCCTGATCGTCGCCTTCGCTGTCTTCATTCTCGTTAAGCAAATTAATCGCTTGAAACGTGACATTGGTCTTGTACAAGAAGCGTCTTCTCCGCCGCGCCAGGAAGTTTTACTCACTGAAATTCGCGATATACTCAAAGAGAGAAACACTCAATGA
- a CDS encoding mechanosensitive ion channel: MDPILNSDRLLNWFLAFHAFLQAHIITEANLLQMPAIFLTLFSAWLVAHFLDPWLRHIAGKVAVDEYQETFYVDHIVPLSVPALWAAALWFSTVIAEQFGWPRNLVTIALDLASAWLLIRFASALIPNATVAKGTAIVGLMIATLNVLGLLSPTIVLLQTVSFSFGGGRISLLTVAETLLTLGLLLWIAGIIGRFLERRIDGVSTLTPRSRVLFGKLLRIILIGLAFLVALVATGIDLTALAVFTGAVGVGIGFGLQRTVSNLFAGIVLLLDKSIKPGDILEVGGTFGWVASLGARYVEVETRDGTQFLIPNEDIITNRVFNWTHQNDNVRLKIRVRVAYDTDVKKALSLMREAAGRPARVLKMPAPNPLILGFGENGLDLELRFWIADVRNGVHNISSDVFLEILDLFREHEVKIPLPQRDLYLRSLPESPLSPHPSTEPSPQPMAVAHPAADGKHRKTGGLS; encoded by the coding sequence ATGGATCCGATCCTCAATTCCGACCGGTTGCTGAACTGGTTTCTCGCCTTCCACGCCTTCCTACAGGCCCATATCATCACCGAAGCCAATCTCTTGCAAATGCCAGCGATCTTTCTGACGCTGTTCTCCGCGTGGCTGGTTGCGCACTTTCTCGATCCGTGGCTGCGGCATATCGCCGGCAAGGTTGCCGTCGACGAGTACCAAGAGACGTTCTACGTCGATCACATCGTCCCACTCTCGGTGCCCGCGCTATGGGCGGCGGCGCTGTGGTTCTCGACCGTCATCGCCGAACAGTTCGGTTGGCCGCGCAATCTGGTCACGATCGCGCTTGATCTGGCCTCCGCTTGGCTGCTGATCCGCTTCGCCTCGGCGCTCATTCCGAATGCCACCGTCGCCAAGGGCACCGCGATCGTCGGCTTGATGATCGCTACGCTCAACGTGCTGGGATTGCTCAGCCCGACCATCGTGCTGCTGCAAACGGTTTCGTTTTCGTTCGGCGGTGGCCGCATCTCGCTGCTCACGGTCGCGGAAACCCTCCTCACTCTTGGCCTCCTGCTGTGGATCGCAGGAATAATCGGGCGTTTTCTCGAACGGCGAATCGATGGGGTCTCAACCCTCACGCCGCGGTCGCGGGTGCTCTTCGGCAAACTGCTGCGAATCATCCTGATCGGCCTCGCCTTCCTCGTCGCCCTCGTCGCTACGGGAATCGACCTGACCGCACTTGCCGTGTTTACAGGCGCTGTTGGCGTTGGCATCGGGTTCGGTCTGCAGCGAACGGTCTCGAATCTCTTTGCCGGAATCGTCCTCTTGCTCGACAAGTCGATAAAACCGGGTGATATCCTCGAGGTTGGGGGAACTTTTGGCTGGGTCGCGTCGCTCGGAGCCCGTTACGTCGAAGTCGAAACCCGTGACGGTACGCAGTTCCTCATCCCCAACGAGGATATCATCACAAACCGCGTGTTCAACTGGACGCACCAGAACGACAACGTGCGCCTGAAGATTCGCGTTCGTGTCGCTTATGACACGGACGTCAAAAAGGCGCTCTCATTGATGCGCGAAGCCGCTGGACGCCCGGCCCGAGTGTTGAAGATGCCGGCACCCAACCCCCTCATCCTCGGTTTCGGAGAGAACGGCCTCGACCTTGAGTTGCGATTCTGGATTGCCGATGTGCGAAACGGAGTCCACAACATCTCAAGCGACGTGTTCCTTGAGATTCTTGACTTGTTCCGCGAGCACGAGGTCAAGATCCCCCTGCCGCAGCGCGACCTTTATCTGCGTTCGCTGCCGGAGTCCCCGCTCAGTCCTCATCCGTCGACCGAACCATCGCCGCAACCAATGGCCGTAGCCCACCCGGCCGCGGATGGGAAACACCGAAAAACCGGCGGGCTCTCATGA
- a CDS encoding ergothioneine biosynthesis protein EgtB, which yields MPVAAIEPPEDSFSRHEPHAAGGADQLLDARFRRTRALTEHLAEPLSAEDQSVQSMVDASPTKWHRAHTTWFFETFVLKPGFTGYRPFDERWGYLFNSYYVAVGARHPRAARGLLTRPSSAEVGQYRQHVDAAMETLLARLGDEPNATLQAIIELGIQHEQQHQELILTDILHAFSCNPLAPAYRRSIRGEQHAVTYRKEWFAFEGGCYELGHLGEGFAFDNERPAHPVLIHPFKLASHPVTNAEWQAFIDDGGYRRAELWLSDGWAIVAAQGWTAPLYWRREDCGKWEAMSLFGLQALDPGAPVCHVSYYEADAYARWAGKRLPTEGEWEFAARAIPRTGNTLGSGTLRPMPGSDDGSDGLPRQMFGDVWEWTCSAYAAYPGYRPPSGAIGEYNGKFMCNQIVLRGGSCVTPDGHIRATYRNFFYPHQRWQFSGLRLAEDA from the coding sequence ATGCCCGTCGCTGCAATCGAACCGCCGGAAGACAGTTTTTCGCGGCATGAACCACACGCCGCTGGCGGCGCGGATCAGTTGCTTGATGCGCGCTTTCGCCGCACGCGTGCACTGACCGAGCATCTCGCTGAGCCGTTGTCGGCGGAGGATCAGTCTGTTCAGTCGATGGTCGATGCCAGCCCAACGAAATGGCACCGCGCACATACCACGTGGTTTTTCGAAACCTTCGTCTTGAAGCCGGGCTTCACCGGCTACCGGCCGTTTGACGAGCGTTGGGGGTATTTATTCAACTCCTATTACGTTGCCGTCGGCGCTCGGCACCCGCGCGCCGCGCGCGGGCTGCTCACGCGGCCTTCCTCAGCCGAAGTCGGTCAGTATCGCCAGCACGTCGACGCCGCGATGGAGACGCTTCTCGCGCGTCTGGGCGATGAGCCGAACGCAACCCTCCAAGCCATCATCGAACTCGGCATTCAGCACGAACAGCAGCATCAGGAACTGATCCTTACTGACATACTTCATGCTTTCTCGTGCAATCCTCTTGCGCCCGCGTACAGGCGGTCCATCCGGGGCGAGCAGCATGCGGTGACGTACCGCAAAGAATGGTTCGCATTCGAAGGGGGGTGTTATGAACTGGGTCACCTTGGCGAAGGCTTCGCCTTCGACAACGAGCGGCCCGCACATCCGGTTCTGATCCACCCGTTCAAGCTGGCGAGCCACCCGGTGACCAACGCCGAATGGCAAGCTTTCATCGACGATGGAGGGTACCGACGCGCGGAGCTTTGGCTTTCCGACGGATGGGCGATCGTCGCGGCGCAAGGATGGACGGCTCCGCTCTATTGGCGGCGTGAAGACTGTGGGAAATGGGAAGCGATGTCGCTTTTCGGCCTGCAGGCGCTCGATCCGGGGGCGCCGGTTTGCCATGTCAGCTATTATGAGGCTGATGCGTACGCCCGCTGGGCAGGCAAGCGGCTGCCGACCGAAGGCGAGTGGGAATTCGCGGCGCGCGCCATTCCACGGACGGGGAACACCCTCGGTAGCGGAACGTTGCGGCCGATGCCAGGCTCGGACGATGGCAGCGACGGACTGCCACGGCAGATGTTCGGCGACGTCTGGGAATGGACCTGCAGCGCCTATGCGGCCTACCCCGGGTACAGGCCGCCATCCGGCGCGATTGGAGAATACAACGGCAAGTTCATGTGCAATCAGATCGTGCTGCGAGGAGGGTCATGCGTTACACCGGATGGTCATATTCGCGCCACGTATCGGAATTTCTTCTATCCGCACCAGCGCTGGCAGTTTTCCGGTTTGCGTCTGGCTGAGGACGCATGA
- the egtD gene encoding L-histidine N(alpha)-methyltransferase, translating into MLRQTRRETCFTQDDPYEEFRSAVWAGLSAPRKHIAPKFFYDARGSRLFERICSTKEYYPTITETAILSAHITAIAAMLPRDAVLVEFGSGASLKVRLLLDALYRPAAYVPIDISDEHLLDAARALARDYLRLPIFPLHADFTRSFALPTDLPRGPRIGFFPGSTIGNFHPHEAITILRGFSRQLGSNGRLLIGVDRKKDSAILQAAYNDRSGFTAAFNLNLLARINRELGGTFALDAFEHNAFYNAAASRIEMHLVSVQAQTVSVCGRRFHFAEGESIHTENSYKYAPAEFRAVAHEAGFRSIAEWTDPQGLFSVHLLGIDRL; encoded by the coding sequence ATGCTCCGCCAAACCCGCCGCGAGACCTGTTTTACCCAAGACGACCCATACGAGGAATTTCGTTCGGCGGTGTGGGCTGGCTTGTCGGCGCCACGCAAGCATATCGCGCCGAAATTCTTTTATGATGCGCGTGGCTCACGGCTGTTCGAACGCATATGTTCGACTAAGGAATATTATCCTACAATAACCGAGACAGCAATCCTGAGCGCGCACATCACTGCGATCGCCGCGATGTTGCCCCGGGATGCGGTTCTCGTCGAGTTTGGCAGCGGCGCCAGTTTGAAGGTGCGGCTGTTGCTCGATGCGCTCTATCGGCCTGCGGCTTACGTCCCGATCGATATCTCGGATGAACACCTGCTCGATGCGGCGCGCGCCCTTGCGCGTGATTATTTGCGGCTGCCGATCTTCCCCCTGCACGCGGATTTTACCCGATCGTTCGCTCTGCCGACCGATCTTCCGCGCGGGCCGCGCATCGGCTTCTTCCCCGGCTCGACAATTGGAAATTTCCATCCGCACGAGGCAATCACCATTCTCCGCGGCTTTTCTCGGCAGCTTGGCTCGAACGGCCGGTTGTTGATCGGCGTAGACCGCAAGAAGGACTCCGCGATCTTGCAAGCCGCTTACAATGATCGCTCGGGTTTTACTGCGGCGTTTAATCTCAATCTTCTTGCGCGAATCAATCGCGAACTCGGTGGTACGTTCGCGCTCGATGCGTTCGAACACAACGCCTTCTACAACGCGGCGGCAAGCCGCATTGAAATGCATCTTGTCAGCGTCCAAGCCCAGACGGTGAGCGTATGCGGGCGGCGGTTTCATTTCGCCGAGGGGGAAAGCATCCATACGGAGAATTCCTATAAATATGCGCCCGCGGAATTCCGTGCGGTGGCGCACGAAGCCGGTTTCCGCTCGATCGCCGAATGGACGGACCCGCAGGGCTTGTTCAGCGTTCATCTTCTTGGCATCGATCGCCTGTGA
- a CDS encoding DUF883 family protein has translation MGERVLPFRQERRRSRGKVDEGDEEMSVLDDTKTKDMEAVRAEMEKLRADFASMGRTLKELAADVGTDAYARVREGTDKARQRAGVAAESVTHTIEDRPLTSVLTAFGVGLLLGVLFGRR, from the coding sequence ATGGGCGAGCGCGTGCTCCCGTTTCGCCAGGAACGACGCCGATCACGGGGCAAAGTCGATGAAGGGGACGAAGAGATGAGTGTTCTTGACGATACGAAAACGAAGGACATGGAAGCCGTGCGGGCGGAAATGGAGAAGCTTCGCGCCGATTTCGCCTCGATGGGGCGGACGCTTAAGGAACTGGCCGCGGATGTCGGCACCGATGCCTACGCCCGTGTCCGGGAGGGGACGGACAAAGCGCGCCAGCGCGCCGGGGTCGCGGCTGAGAGCGTGACCCACACCATTGAAGATCGGCCGCTGACCAGCGTACTGACCGCCTTTGGCGTTGGGCTGCTCTTGGGTGTTCTGTTCGGACGGCGGTAA
- a CDS encoding phage holin family protein: protein MAVPLGIPTLSSLRAAGSRLAILMIAAVIAAVLALFGVLVLIAALYLWLETKVDAPLAALLTGVIVLVIAVTVMLVGRLASRPPSRRYSAAGARSQSAAFADASIAAAMGDEAGQAAGAWLRSHGPHLVLAAAAAGFIVGVSPRARAAIWRQLQ, encoded by the coding sequence GTGGCCGTGCCATTGGGCATACCGACGCTCTCATCGCTGCGCGCGGCGGGATCGCGGCTGGCTATCCTGATGATCGCTGCGGTGATAGCGGCGGTCCTGGCGCTTTTTGGCGTCCTCGTTTTGATTGCGGCGCTCTATCTGTGGCTGGAAACGAAAGTGGACGCCCCGCTCGCCGCCTTGCTGACCGGCGTGATCGTCCTCGTCATCGCGGTCACGGTGATGTTGGTTGGCCGGCTGGCGTCAAGACCGCCTTCCCGAAGGTATTCGGCGGCCGGCGCTCGGTCGCAATCCGCAGCGTTTGCCGATGCCTCCATCGCCGCGGCGATGGGTGATGAAGCCGGTCAGGCGGCGGGCGCGTGGCTCCGCTCCCACGGACCGCACCTGGTTCTCGCCGCCGCTGCAGCCGGGTTTATCGTCGGTGTCAGTCCGCGCGCGCGCGCGGCTATCTGGCGCCAGTTGCAATAG
- a CDS encoding UbiX family flavin prenyltransferase, with protein MTLPLVVGISGATGVVYAVGLLRALRRLGRPTHLIISEMAARTIAIETDLALDDVRGLADVVHSNKDLGAAVASGSFRTAGMVIVPCSVKTLSGIANGYSANLLIRAADVTLKERRPLVIVFRETPLHAGHLRLMLQASEAGAIILPPMPAFYHRPKTLDDIVSQTVGRTLDQLGVDHDLTARWAGG; from the coding sequence ATGACCCTTCCGCTTGTCGTCGGCATCAGCGGCGCGACTGGCGTTGTTTACGCTGTCGGGCTTCTGCGCGCGCTGCGACGGCTCGGCCGCCCGACACACCTCATCATCAGCGAAATGGCGGCGCGGACGATCGCCATCGAAACGGATCTCGCGCTCGACGATGTTCGAGGTCTGGCGGATGTCGTCCATAGCAATAAAGATCTCGGCGCCGCCGTGGCGAGCGGATCATTTCGCACCGCCGGAATGGTCATCGTGCCCTGTTCGGTGAAGACACTGTCCGGTATCGCCAATGGATATTCAGCGAATCTGCTAATCCGTGCGGCGGACGTCACGCTCAAGGAGCGCCGGCCGCTTGTCATCGTTTTTCGCGAAACGCCGCTGCATGCCGGTCACCTGCGCCTGATGCTGCAGGCGAGCGAAGCGGGCGCCATCATTCTGCCGCCGATGCCCGCCTTCTATCACCGCCCGAAGACACTTGATGACATTGTTTCACAGACGGTGGGACGGACGCTGGATCAGCTCGGCGTCGATCATGACCTGACAGCGCGCTGGGCGGGTGGCTGA
- a CDS encoding hydrolase, which yields MMMSAADSCLLVVDVQARLAPKVNAVEHVLANVAVLIRAARRLGVPIIVSEQYPRGLGTTVPEVAEWLPAGATVEKMTFSCLGDERFAERFLDVRRRQAVVVGLEAHVCVLQTVMDLLAAGTETFVVEDAVSSRTPRNHATAISRVRSAGARIVSTEMVVFEWLTQAGTPEFKELSALIK from the coding sequence ATGATGATGTCCGCCGCCGATTCGTGCCTTCTCGTTGTCGATGTTCAGGCGCGCCTCGCTCCGAAAGTCAACGCCGTTGAACACGTTCTCGCGAATGTTGCCGTTCTGATCAGAGCGGCGCGTCGCCTCGGCGTGCCGATCATTGTCTCTGAGCAGTATCCGCGTGGATTGGGGACGACGGTTCCCGAGGTTGCCGAATGGCTTCCGGCGGGCGCAACGGTGGAAAAGATGACGTTTTCGTGCCTCGGCGACGAGCGCTTCGCCGAACGCTTCCTTGATGTGCGTCGGCGGCAGGCGGTCGTCGTCGGACTAGAAGCGCACGTATGCGTCCTGCAAACCGTCATGGATCTGCTTGCCGCCGGCACCGAGACATTCGTTGTTGAGGATGCCGTCTCGTCACGAACGCCCCGCAACCATGCGACAGCGATATCAAGGGTGCGAAGCGCCGGTGCACGCATTGTTTCCACCGAGATGGTTGTCTTCGAGTGGCTGACTCAGGCGGGCACGCCGGAGTTCAAGGAACTGAGCGCGCTGATCAAATAG
- a CDS encoding alpha/beta hydrolase, whose amino-acid sequence MEMLKIPLMLLPGLLCDAALWQHQTDTLGDLADIFVADLAHSEHAGEAARAVLDRAPEEFALAGLSMGGYVAFEILRQAPDRVRRLALINTTARSDPPEKIKLRQELIDLARTGQFKGVTPRLLPKLICPDRLNDGALTGQIMAMAERVGRDAFLRQQRLLMNRPDSRRDLSLVSCPTVVIGGRQDELTPLADSIEMAEKIRRAKLVIIEDCGHLSTMERPQAVSAILRYWLQD is encoded by the coding sequence ATGGAGATGCTCAAGATCCCCTTGATGCTGCTTCCCGGTCTGCTCTGCGATGCGGCGCTGTGGCAGCATCAGACCGATACGCTGGGCGACCTTGCGGACATCTTTGTGGCGGATCTTGCCCACTCCGAGCACGCGGGAGAGGCGGCGCGCGCCGTACTCGACCGCGCGCCGGAAGAGTTCGCGCTCGCCGGGCTGTCGATGGGCGGGTATGTTGCCTTCGAAATCCTGCGTCAGGCGCCGGACCGGGTCAGGCGGCTGGCGTTGATCAATACGACCGCGCGCTCCGACCCTCCGGAAAAAATAAAGCTTCGCCAGGAACTGATTGATCTGGCGCGGACGGGACAGTTCAAGGGCGTAACGCCACGGCTGCTGCCGAAACTCATCTGCCCTGATCGTCTTAACGACGGGGCGTTGACCGGGCAGATCATGGCCATGGCGGAACGCGTCGGCCGCGACGCCTTTTTACGCCAACAGCGGCTGTTGATGAATCGGCCGGATAGCCGTCGCGACCTGTCTTTGGTCTCGTGTCCGACGGTGGTTATCGGCGGTCGCCAGGACGAACTGACGCCGCTTGCGGACAGCATCGAAATGGCCGAAAAAATCCGCCGGGCGAAGCTCGTCATCATCGAAGACTGTGGCCATCTGTCGACGATGGAGAGGCCGCAAGCGGTGAGCGCGATCCTGCGATACTGGCTGCAGGACTGA
- a CDS encoding gamma carbonic anhydrase family protein, giving the protein MTGRLLPYRGRLPRFAERVFIAPGASVIGDVEIGVQSSIWFGCVVRGDVNIVRIGARTNIQDGTVVHVSKDGQGTFLGSDITVGHMALLHACTVEDGAFVGMRATIMDDCLVEAGAMVAAGALVTPGKRVRTGELWAGTPAKKIRDLNEQDRTMIAKLAPRYVALAADYLAARDGAAESVAANAVAAGLPAGGGR; this is encoded by the coding sequence TTGACCGGAAGACTGCTGCCATACCGCGGACGGCTGCCACGATTTGCGGAGCGGGTGTTCATCGCTCCGGGCGCCAGCGTGATCGGCGACGTCGAGATCGGGGTGCAATCCAGCATCTGGTTCGGCTGTGTCGTCCGCGGTGATGTCAACATCGTGCGCATCGGCGCGCGCACCAATATCCAAGACGGCACGGTGGTGCATGTTTCCAAGGATGGGCAGGGGACGTTTCTCGGCTCGGACATTACCGTCGGTCACATGGCGTTGCTCCACGCCTGCACGGTCGAGGACGGTGCCTTTGTCGGCATGCGGGCGACGATTATGGACGACTGCCTCGTCGAAGCCGGTGCGATGGTTGCGGCCGGGGCGTTGGTCACGCCAGGAAAGCGCGTCCGCACCGGCGAGCTTTGGGCCGGCACGCCCGCGAAGAAGATCCGTGACCTCAACGAACAGGATCGAACGATGATCGCGAAGCTGGCTCCCCGGTACGTTGCGCTTGCCGCCGACTATCTCGCGGCCCGGGATGGCGCTGCCGAGAGCGTCGCAGCCAATGCTGTCGCCGCCGGTTTGCCGGCAGGAGGCGGTCGATGA
- the meaB gene encoding methylmalonyl Co-A mutase-associated GTPase MeaB: MNGPETASARPSHSALIAEVRAGRRRSVSRLMSLAESTGAAGKAAIAEVHRHTGRAHVVGLTGVPGSGKSTMVRALAQKIRASGRTVGIVAVDPSSPFSGGAILGDRIRMLDLAGDPGVFIRSMATRGALGGLARASLDVVDVLDAAGFEVVLIETVGVGQDEVDIVQAAHTVVVVSAPGLGDEIQAIKAGVLEIADVHVVSKCDRAESSETVADLRAMLRLGSLSHERHSGWDVPVVATSAQKREGIDALLEAIDRHRGHLLSSGELAARHRRILEMRILKAAEDIVRDRLLRQYRSSLDRLLDNTAERVIDPHSAALRLLRIAEGVGADNSDGSRVDLPRHAAPVT, translated from the coding sequence ATGAACGGCCCTGAGACCGCATCCGCCCGCCCGAGCCATTCAGCGTTGATCGCCGAGGTCCGCGCCGGCCGGCGCCGGAGCGTTTCCCGGTTAATGTCGCTGGCGGAATCAACGGGCGCAGCCGGTAAGGCCGCCATAGCCGAGGTCCACCGGCATACCGGACGAGCGCACGTCGTCGGGCTGACGGGAGTGCCCGGAAGTGGCAAATCGACCATGGTGCGCGCGCTGGCGCAGAAAATTCGCGCGAGCGGTCGCACGGTCGGCATCGTCGCCGTCGATCCGTCGAGCCCGTTCTCCGGCGGCGCCATCCTCGGCGATCGCATTCGCATGCTCGATCTTGCCGGCGATCCCGGCGTGTTTATCCGCAGCATGGCGACGCGGGGGGCTCTCGGCGGCCTCGCTCGCGCGTCCCTCGACGTCGTCGACGTTCTCGACGCGGCCGGATTCGAGGTCGTGCTGATCGAGACGGTCGGCGTCGGCCAGGACGAGGTCGACATCGTCCAGGCGGCACACACCGTGGTTGTCGTGTCGGCTCCGGGCCTCGGTGACGAGATCCAGGCGATCAAGGCCGGCGTTCTTGAGATTGCCGACGTTCACGTCGTCAGCAAGTGCGACCGTGCGGAATCGTCGGAGACGGTGGCCGACCTGCGGGCGATGCTGCGGCTGGGCTCGCTCAGCCACGAACGCCACTCCGGCTGGGACGTCCCCGTCGTCGCGACCAGCGCGCAGAAGCGCGAGGGCATTGATGCGCTGCTCGAAGCGATCGATCGACATCGCGGCCATCTGCTTTCGAGCGGCGAGCTTGCCGCGCGGCATCGCCGCATCCTCGAGATGCGGATTCTCAAGGCTGCGGAAGACATTGTCCGTGATCGGCTGTTGCGACAGTACCGCTCGTCACTCGACCGGTTGCTCGACAACACCGCCGAGCGGGTCATCGATCCTCATTCGGCCGCGCTTCGACTGCTGCGGATCGCCGAGGGCGTCGGCGCGGATAATTCAGACGGGAGCCGTGTGGACTTGCCGCGTCACGCTGCTCCGGTGACGTAG